From Trueperella pecoris, a single genomic window includes:
- a CDS encoding ATP-dependent DNA helicase produces MISYEDFARTLDFPPTPEQEAVIRSEDHAIAVIAGAGSGKTATMSQRIAWHVVNGNVRPDEVLGLTFTTKATGELAERVDKQLRAAVNAGLLAREEVMPGADGDGVADSIHGELARPTISTYNSFASEIASSYSMLIGQDPRSRLITDAERWQIMDKIVRGIDLTDPRFEALKEESPHSITRNALHLADQMIGNTVDPTALRAYLEREIGAILQLQGPRAKGATDASREIQTKHLGKMAPALKVRIALSYVVEDYLAYKQENSLIEFADQVVRASQILATVPKVAQDLCQRYKLILLDEYQDTSSSQAELIEYAFSHAWSVCAVGDPNQAIYSWRGASSAALGDFMDRFGVGDNLTLSTAFRNSERILDVANALTQGKLSYPSMTVKKLQPKPRAEEGRVVHVHRTFREDSYAGLASYFAEAFERARSERCAGTAPGQKMSAYPTAAILCRARDYMEPAIKALEEAGVPYEVVGGEALIEKPEIRLVRALLGLGVNPERNDLVVPLLTFYAIGAKDIVALHAYARELARQASTGGSQGEGSQDVPANLVEALMMLPATPVGLSEEAHRRLRHLGTIVKKVIASRHLSVPEAITTAIGLLGLEAQAKSRLQGGARVQAALASFVGLGAKFASDLPGATLASFVEWVNLLEEHENVGEGDAGADLSLFDDSSIEPESGVVQLLTIHAAKGLEWDLVGIPDMKAGGFDEDTTEVMWQESKSSLPYVFRQDSAYLPDFVFADRLAGCDAIDGEDKVAILTEVYDYLAGAFKSHHVAESRRLAYVAVTRPRASLILASYDLVDESKAAKARTDLVKELNLRADVVPYEQAEMTRNAFIEDVTHLVTSSPVNDAVLTGSDLDRYVAQAEENIAQLGDAVFDPETKQWPVDVDRRADTVDEVRNLTTLDHAALIDQWRHGTQVVLSERNAYPQQPGLARDYLTASDVVALAQNAQNFLVEQRRPIPHRPSRAARTGVLVHEAIAHHFDSPATLDVDAVAFPGQMPIDMDVHLTEARRAQLLARFETSRFAHCPPLAIEEAIDVRVGPYPVRCVIDAVLDTSLIEGLPQVTIVDWKTGRRPGAEQVASRQFQLGLYRLAWSRSAGIDLGEIGACFYYLGEDDPELRELHAGDMTGDEIAEQIRRQIAEGQRQGSVASFV; encoded by the coding sequence ATGATTTCGTACGAGGATTTTGCACGCACGCTCGATTTTCCTCCCACGCCCGAGCAGGAGGCAGTTATTCGCAGCGAGGACCACGCGATCGCCGTCATCGCGGGCGCGGGATCTGGCAAGACTGCCACCATGTCGCAACGGATCGCGTGGCATGTGGTCAACGGCAATGTGCGCCCCGATGAGGTCCTCGGCCTGACGTTTACAACGAAGGCCACAGGCGAACTGGCCGAGCGCGTCGACAAGCAGCTGCGCGCGGCCGTGAATGCGGGCCTGCTTGCCCGGGAAGAGGTGATGCCGGGCGCCGACGGGGATGGCGTGGCGGATAGCATTCACGGCGAATTGGCTCGGCCCACTATTTCGACCTACAACTCATTCGCGTCAGAAATCGCCTCGTCCTATTCGATGCTCATCGGGCAGGACCCGCGCTCGCGGCTCATCACGGACGCCGAACGCTGGCAGATCATGGACAAAATCGTTAGAGGGATTGACCTCACAGATCCCCGGTTCGAAGCGCTGAAGGAAGAATCGCCGCATTCGATAACACGTAATGCCCTTCACCTGGCAGACCAGATGATTGGCAACACCGTTGACCCCACGGCGCTGCGGGCTTACCTCGAACGTGAGATAGGGGCGATCCTGCAGCTCCAGGGCCCACGGGCGAAGGGCGCAACCGACGCCTCGCGAGAAATTCAGACAAAGCATCTGGGCAAAATGGCACCCGCTTTAAAGGTGCGCATCGCGCTCAGTTATGTTGTCGAGGACTATCTGGCCTACAAGCAGGAAAACTCCCTCATTGAGTTTGCTGACCAGGTAGTTCGTGCCTCACAGATCCTTGCCACTGTGCCCAAGGTTGCCCAGGATCTGTGCCAGCGCTACAAGCTCATTTTGCTCGACGAATATCAAGACACCTCGTCAAGCCAGGCGGAGCTCATTGAGTACGCGTTTTCTCACGCGTGGTCGGTTTGCGCCGTGGGGGATCCGAACCAAGCCATCTACTCGTGGCGTGGGGCGTCGTCGGCGGCGTTGGGGGACTTCATGGATCGTTTCGGAGTGGGGGATAACCTCACTCTGTCGACAGCCTTTCGAAATAGCGAACGTATCCTTGACGTGGCCAACGCCCTCACGCAGGGCAAACTGAGCTATCCGTCTATGACGGTCAAAAAGCTACAACCGAAGCCTAGGGCGGAAGAGGGGCGCGTGGTCCACGTGCATCGCACGTTCCGCGAAGACTCATACGCGGGGTTGGCCAGCTATTTTGCCGAGGCCTTCGAGCGGGCGCGATCCGAACGATGCGCGGGAACCGCGCCTGGCCAGAAGATGTCGGCATACCCAACTGCGGCCATCCTTTGCCGAGCCCGAGATTATATGGAACCCGCTATCAAGGCGCTTGAAGAGGCGGGCGTGCCCTACGAGGTGGTGGGCGGCGAGGCCCTCATTGAGAAGCCCGAGATTCGTCTCGTGCGCGCCCTGCTCGGATTGGGAGTCAACCCAGAGCGAAACGACCTGGTCGTTCCGCTCTTGACGTTTTATGCCATCGGAGCCAAGGACATTGTGGCGTTGCATGCCTACGCCCGCGAGCTGGCGCGGCAAGCTTCCACCGGAGGTAGCCAGGGCGAAGGCAGCCAGGACGTCCCAGCAAATCTCGTGGAAGCGCTCATGATGCTGCCTGCCACTCCGGTGGGGCTGAGCGAGGAGGCGCATCGGCGCCTGCGTCACCTGGGCACGATTGTGAAAAAGGTGATCGCGAGCCGGCACCTGTCGGTTCCCGAAGCGATCACCACCGCTATCGGCCTGTTGGGGCTGGAAGCACAAGCCAAATCCCGGCTTCAGGGCGGGGCCCGGGTTCAAGCGGCCTTGGCAAGTTTTGTCGGCCTCGGCGCGAAGTTTGCCTCCGACCTGCCAGGTGCCACCCTTGCCTCCTTTGTCGAATGGGTAAATCTGCTCGAAGAGCATGAAAACGTTGGAGAGGGTGATGCAGGCGCGGATCTTTCCCTCTTCGACGACTCGTCGATTGAACCTGAATCGGGCGTGGTCCAACTGCTGACGATCCACGCCGCGAAGGGCCTGGAATGGGATCTTGTGGGAATCCCCGATATGAAGGCCGGCGGGTTTGACGAAGACACGACCGAGGTGATGTGGCAGGAATCGAAGAGCTCGCTGCCATACGTCTTCCGCCAAGACTCTGCCTATCTGCCGGACTTCGTTTTCGCTGATCGACTGGCGGGGTGTGACGCCATCGATGGCGAAGACAAGGTTGCGATCCTCACGGAGGTTTATGACTATCTTGCGGGCGCTTTCAAGTCGCACCACGTGGCCGAATCCCGCAGGCTTGCCTACGTGGCAGTCACACGACCAAGGGCTAGCCTCATCCTCGCCTCCTACGACCTCGTCGACGAGTCAAAGGCTGCCAAGGCGAGGACGGACCTTGTCAAGGAGCTCAATCTGCGCGCCGACGTCGTTCCTTATGAGCAAGCCGAAATGACCCGGAACGCCTTCATCGAGGACGTCACGCACCTTGTTACGTCCTCGCCGGTCAACGACGCCGTCCTCACCGGTAGCGACCTCGACCGTTACGTGGCGCAGGCTGAGGAGAATATCGCCCAGCTGGGGGACGCGGTCTTCGATCCGGAGACCAAGCAATGGCCCGTCGATGTAGATCGTAGGGCTGACACCGTAGATGAAGTCCGGAATCTGACGACGCTTGACCACGCGGCGCTCATTGACCAGTGGCGCCATGGCACCCAGGTGGTGTTGAGCGAACGAAACGCATATCCGCAGCAACCGGGACTCGCGCGCGACTACCTGACGGCGTCGGACGTGGTGGCTCTTGCCCAGAACGCGCAGAATTTCCTGGTTGAACAGCGTCGGCCCATCCCGCACCGACCGTCGCGTGCGGCGCGCACCGGCGTTCTCGTCCATGAGGCGATTGCGCACCATTTTGACTCGCCAGCGACTCTCGACGTCGATGCCGTAGCGTTCCCCGGCCAGATGCCCATCGACATGGATGTTCATCTCACCGAAGCTCGCCGTGCCCAACTGCTGGCCCGCTTTGAGACTTCACGATTCGCACACTGCCCGCCCTTGGCGATAGAAGAGGCAATCGACGTGCGGGTGGGACCCTATCCTGTTCGCTGCGTGATCGATGCCGTGCTGGACACATCCTTAATTGAGGGATTGCCGCAGGTCACGATCGTCGATTGGAAGACGGGGCGGCGGCCGGGCGCTGAGCAAGTCGCCTCGCGGCAGTTTCAGCTGGGCCTATACCGGTTGGCGTGGTCCCGTTCTGCGGGGATTGACCTTGGTGAGATCGGTGCGTGCTTCTACTACCTCGGCGAAGACGATCCCGAATTGAGAGAACTGCACGCAGGCGACATGACCGGTGACGAGATCGCGGAGCAGATTCGCCGTCAGATCGCAGAAGGACAACGCCAGGGCAGTGTGGCGAGCTTCGTGTAG